In the genome of Crassaminicella thermophila, the window AGCCCCTGCTACAAGTGTTAATTTTACTGGGAACATAAAACTTGCTATAACTGCAATAAGTCCTGCTGAAAATGTTCCTAAAAGGTAAAGAACTATAATTGATTTCATATTAGTTTTTTGTCCACTCTTATGTTGAGCAATAGCAGACATTACTAAGAAGAATACCAATATAGGTGCAACTGCTTTTAAAGCACCTACAAACAATGAACCAAAAATAGAAATTGATTTTGCTCCCTCTGGAACTATATTAGCTAAAATAATACCTACGATCAAACCTATAATGATTCGTTTGACCAAACTCAATTGATTCCATTGCTTTAATAACTTTGACATTTTCTTTTTCCTCCTTATTATTTATTGTAGATAAATGCAAATAAATTACAAACTTCATAATTGTCAAGTTAAATATTTTTAAAAATTAATATATTAATAAAAGTTTACTATAATTTTTGTTAAATTACAAGAAATTTCAATTTTCTACATATTTACATTTCATCAAATTATACCTAAAATCAGTTTTTTCATGCCATTAAACTTAATACCTTTAAAACCTAGTTATTACTAAAAATTAACATAAATAAAAATGAGAATTCTTTTAATTTAAAAGAATTCTCATTTTTATATCTCAAAATTCCATTAATTTTCTATCTCATTAGCATACTTTAATATTCTCTGCAAAATTTCTCCTCTAAAATTATCTATTGCTTTAAAATTCATGTTTGGAATATAAGATTTTTCAAGATCATCATGCTCTTTCTTTGCTTTTGCTATATTTGCAATACCAGAGTTTATTAATTTTTCTACAAAAGCATTATCTTCCTTTAAAATTTCTTCATTAGCAGCTAAAATTTCTTTATCCATAAAATCATCAAATTTTATCTTTTTATAATTAGTATTTGCATACTTACCACTCGTTGTAATAGCTATATTTAATTTTGGTATAATTATAGTTTCTATATTTTTTTCATCTAATGCTTCATGATATACCTCTACATTTAATCCTTTTTTTATAGCTTCGTCTACAATTTGTTCTATATAATTTGAAATTCCTTTTACATAAGAACCTTCCATATAGTATATTGTCTTAATCTTTCCAACAATCGTTGCATAATAATCTACTAATCCTTTAGGCGTTAATGCACTTCCAAATAAATGTCTAACTTTTCCTTCTTGTTTTGAGTAAGTCACTTTACCTAATATTTCTTTTTTTAGTTCCCTCACACTTTGATTAAATTTTCCTTTATCTAGTGCTTCTTCATAAATTACTTCCATATCATCCCTTATGGATTTTGCTGCAGCAAAGAATTTATATGCCCTTTTGAATAATTTTCCAATTTTTTGAGTAATTTCTACAACTTCACTTCTATTCGCTCTTATCCCATTTTCATTCCAAAACTCTCCAAAATTAAGAATTTCATCTATAGCTCCTGGATGTTTAGGATCAACTACATGTGGTGCTGTACCATCAATAATAGCAATCTTAAGAGCAGGTATTACTACCCCATCTAACGAATCATTATCTGATGAACATTGATGGAACTCTACATCATATCCCTTCTCCACCATTTGATAACCTATTTTTTTCATGAATGATGATTTTCCTACTCCAGGACCCCCTTTAATAACAAATAATCTTTTTGCATCTGTACCAATAATGTTATCATAATAAGAATAAAATCCCTTTGCTGTATTTCCTCCTGGAAAAACTTTTTTGATTTCTCCTTTTTTACTCATAAATATAACTCCTTTCTAATGATTCTCATTTAAGATTTACTATCATTTTATTTTGAAAAATATTTTTTGTGCTTGTATCTTAAAAAATATGATTATCATATTATATGATTTTTTTTTATACTCATTCAATAAAATTATAAAAATAATTGTGAAATGCTTTATTTTGCTATAAAATAATTTTAGTAAATCTAGTTAGGAGGCTATTATGAATAAAATTAAAAAAAATATAATATTCATTGCCACAGTAGCTTTATTTGGTGAAATATATTTTTATCCCTTTCATTCATCTCTTAGATTCTCAGCAGGAATTATTGCATTAAACTTAATTATGCTTATTGATGAAGATATTTCTCCCTTCTCTATATCTTTTTTTTCTGGCATAGCAGTATTTCTAGTAAGAAGTCTCTTTCGTATTTTCTTTTCTTCTATGCCTTTTGGAGAAATTATTGCACTACATTTTCCATCCATCTTTTACTACATCATTTATGGCGCAATTACTCAACTTACACATATTCGAAAACACAAAAACCAATTTATTACTCCAATCGTTCTTTTAGCATTTACGGATACAATAAGCAACATATTTGAAATTTTTTCAAGAAATCAATTAGTCTCCTTACAAATTATTCAGTTAATGATCCTCGTTGGCATCGCAAGAAGTATCATTGCTTACTTCATTTATCTAGTCTATAAAAAACAAGAATTATTTTTATTAACACGTGAACATCAAAAGCGATATAGTCAGTTAAATATATTAATTGCTGACATCCAAGCAGAAATGTTTTATTTAAAAAAATCGACCCATGATATTGAACAAGTAATGGGTAAAAGTTACCAATTATATGAAGAATATAAGTGTGATAAAGTATTAAAAGAAAAAATATTAGATATTGCTCGGGAAATACACGAAATTAAAAAAGACTATTACAGAGTTTTAAGTGGCTTTGAAAGCTTCTTAAAAACATTTGAAAAAAATGGTACAATGATGTTATCTGATATGCTTGTAATTATTCGTGGTAATACCTGTCGATATCTTAAAGAAAATGGTAAAGATATATCTATAGACTTTGATTTTAAAAATGATTTTCAACTTCAAAAATATTATCATTTGTTCACAATTTTAAATAATCTAATAATAAATGCTATTGATGCTTGTAAAGCTATGGGACGTATTAAAGTTACACAAGAAAGTGATATGAATAATGTTATCTTTTATGTAAAAGACAATGGCGAAGGAATAGATAAAGATATTTTACCATATATATTTAATCCTGGATTTACAACAAAATATGATGAAAAATCAGGTAAGCCTTCTACTGGTATAGGGCTTTCCCATGTAAAAAACATTGTTACAGAATTACAAGGTAATATTGAAGTAAAGTCAAAGTTAAATGAAGGTACCATTTTTAAAGTAATTGTACCTAAAAATTCATTGGTAAGGTGATAATTTATGGCAAATACTTTTTTAATTATTGATGACGATATTAACATTAGAAAAATGTTAAAACATTTAATTATAAAGAATAACCTCGGTAAAGTTTTAGAAGAATTAGATAGCGGAGAACACGCTACAGAAGAAATTATTTTCTACAATCCGGATATCGTTCTTATTGACTTTTTACTGCCTATAAAAGATGGCATTGAAATTATTACGTCTACAAGATCCCTTGGTTATAAAGGAAAATTCATCATGATTTCTCAAGTAGAAGATGAACATATGATTGCTAAAGCTTATGAAAACGGAATTGTTTTTTTTATTGATAAACCTATTAATATGATTGAAGCATTAAATGTTATTAAAGGAGTATGTCACAATATAGATCTTGAAAAATCAGTTAATCTTATTAAAAATGCTGTATTTAATATTGAAAAATCACAAAATGTTACATCTTCACCAAGTATATATGATCAAATCATTAACATTCTTACAGATATTGGTATTTTAGGAGAATCTGGCAGTAAAGATTTAGTGAATGTTATTGAAAAAGTCATATCTTTTAAGAAAAATAATTTCTCCTCATCATACCAATTACAAGATATTTATCGACAAATTGCTTATGAAGAAAATTGCACAAAAAATACTCACATAAATGCAAGGACAATTGAACAAAGAATCAGAAGAACCATTCTTAAAGCATTAGAAAATATTGCTGCATTGGGTAATGATGATGATTATAATAGTAAATTTATTGAATACAGTACAAGATTATTTGACTTAAAGCAAGTAAAACAAGAAATAAAACATATTAATAATCCTAGAGAAGATAGGGGCAAAATCAATATAAAAAAATTTATCGAGGGAATTATTTCTAAACTGAATTTTTAGAATAATGAAGTGTATTTTGCATCATTTATAAAGAGAATGAATTGTAAAAATTTTAATTGTAACATCTAGTTGTAATTCGTCGATTTTTGTAGCATACCTATTATAATATATTTGTAAACGCTTTCATGAAAATATTTTATAGGAGGTATTATTATGGTATTACAACTAGACATGATTCAATCAGTAGCACTTGCAGTTGTCGTTTTATTACTAGGACAATTTATAAGAAAAAAAGCTAGCTTTTTAGAAAGGTTCTGTATTCCAGCACCTGTTATAGGTGGATTAATTTTCGCAATACTAGCTTTAATATTAAAACAGACTGGGATAATAGAATTTCAAATGGATACAACCCTTCAAAAAGTTTTAATGACTGCATTTTTTACGACAGTTGGTTTTACTGCCAGCCTTAAATTATTAAAAAAAGGTGGCGTTCAAGTTTTCTTATTTTTAATTATCGCAGTAGTTCTTGTATCTCTTCAAAATATTGTTGGTGTCAGCCTTGCAAAGGTTTTCCACTTAAATTCTCTTTTAGGTCTTTCAACAGGTTCTGTTCCTATGACTGGTGGTCATGGAACAAGCGGAGCATTTGCACCTTTATTTGAGAAAGCAGGTGCAGTTGGTGCTACAACTGTAGCGATGGCTTCTGCAACATTTGGTTTAATTACAGGTAGTATGTTAGGTGGTCCAATCGCAAAAAGATTAATTGAAAAACACAATCTTTTAGATAAAAATATGAAAAAATCAGAAGCAACACAAGAAGCTGCAGTAACAACAGAAGCAACAAAAGAGTTAATTCCAGGTAACTTCTCATTAGCTGCATTCCAAATTATTATTGCTATGGGATTAGGTACAATTATTTCTACCTTACTTCAAAAAACAGGTATGACATTCCCTCCTTACATAGGAGCTATGTTTGCAGCAGCTATTATGAGAAATATATCTGATATTACAAATGCATATAAAACACCAAGTGTTGAAATTGATTTGTTAGGAAATATTTCATTATCTCTTTTCTTGTCAATGGCATTAATGGGATTAAAACTATGGCAACTTGCAGATTTAGCAGTTCCAATGATTGTTATGTTAATTGCACAAACAGTGCTTATGGCAGCATTTGCATATTTCGTAACATTTAATGTAATGGGAAGAGACTATCAAGCAGCAGTTTTAGCTGGTGGACACTGTGGTTTTGGTATGGGTGCTACACCAAATGCAATTGCAAATATGGAAGCTATTTCAAGTAATTTTGGTCCAGCACCAGCTGCATTCTTCATCATCCCATTAGTAGGAAGCTTGTTTATAGACTTCTTCAATGCCGGTATAATTACTGCTTTCATGAATATATTCCACTAAAACAAACGATGGACTAAGCTCCATCGTTTATTTTTTATTTCAAAATTTTTTTGTAATGAACGTTCTTTTTATTTTTCATTTTTTGGTTCTTTCTATTGCAATACAGTATGGTTTAAATATACTATGGAAATACTATTTTAGAGGTGATAATATGAAAACCATTAAAAAACATATCCTGTTTTTGATAATTCTTTGTATCGTTTTTTCCACTGCATCATGTACAAAAAAAAGCCAGAAACCTAAAACAAAATCAGAAGATGAACCAAAACCTTTACCTAAAGTAATCGAAGAAATAGAAAAAGATACATTAAAAATTATGAATCAAGCAGACATGGTACCATATTTCCAAAGAGTAATTGTGGAGAAAAAGAAAATAGAAGAAAAAGAAAAAATGGAAAAAATGCAAATGGAAATGGCTAAAAAAAATAAAGATGAAGACAAGAAAGATCAAGCATCTGGTGAGCAAGAGAAAGAAAAACCTAAACCTATGACCATTGAAGAAAGTATACTTACAGATTTACTCAAACAAGAAAAAACTGCTTCTGATAAAGATCAAACAAAACCTCCAAAGGATATTACAGAAACATGGAAAAATATAAACACAACTATCATAGGCATTCATAATAAATGGAACGTTTTAGAACCTCAGTTAACAGAAGAGAACGTTCCACCAGATATTATTTCAGGTTTTGAAGAAACATTAGATGCATTGACAAAATATGGAATTGATAAAAATTATTTTAGCACTATCAATACTGCCAATAATCTTACATCATATTTTCCAAAGTTTATGCCTTATTTTAAAAAAGAAATTCCTCCAACAGTATATACATTAAAATATCTTACAAGAAATGTAGTGCTAAATGCTGCTATGAATGATTATGATTCTGCACAAAAAAGTTTAAATAAAATCAAAGAACAAGGTCAAAGCATTAAGTCCGACCTCATAGAAAAAAAAGCAAAACCTACAGCAGATAAATTTGATGCATCCGTAATCAACTTACAAAAGTCTATTGACAAAAAAGACCTTAACCTCATTAGAATTAATGCTAGTATTGTTATGAAAAACATCATACTCATGATGGATGACTTATCTAAATCTATGCAGTAAAAAAGCATCATATGCAATTATGATGCTTTTTTACATAAAAAAACAGGAACGACAGAGAAAGGTCTTTAAGATTCTTGTCGTTTAAAAAATCGGACTAAATCCTTTTACTTCGCTTTCCCTATCGTCCTGTACAATAATATTATTTACCGAAAAAATAATATTATTCATTAGATATCTTTTCTTAAAAAACTGAAGGGGCTTCAGGCATTCTTCTCTTATGCTCTGAACGCTTATGTAACCTTTCAATAATTTCTTTATCTCTTTGCGGAATATCTTTTCCTTCAAGTAAATCATCCACCATATCATAAGTTGTACCCATTTCCTTCTCATCTGTCTGCCCTTCCCAAAGCCCTGCTGATGGAGGTCTATCTATAACACTTTGAGGAACACCAAGATACCTTGCCCATTCATATACTTCTCTCTTTCTTAAATTTGCAATAGGTAAAATGTCTACCCCGCCATCTCCATACTTTGTAAAATATCCTGTATATACTTCAGCTGCATTATCTGTTCCTACAACAAGATAATTAAGGGAATTTGCAACACAATAAATTGTACTCATTCGTAATCTTGCTCTTAAATTTGCATCACTTAATCTTAAATTGTTACTCTCATTTATCATATCTTTATCTTTCATCGCATTTAAAACATCACTATATAATCTATCATGCACTTCACTCAATTCAATTTCAATATGTTTTATTCCACAACCTTTTGCAACCTTAAGAGCATCTTCTCTATCCTTTGGATTACTTTTACAAGGAAGAATAACTCCTATAGAATTATCTGGAAATGCTTTCTTTATTAAATAAGAAACAAGTGCAGAATCTATTCCTCCAGATATTCCTACTACTAATCCTTTTGTATTAGATTCTTCTACCTTTTCTCTTAACCAATTTACAGTTAAATCAATTTTTTCTTTTATACTTCTGTTCATATAACTCTTTCCTTTCTTTTATTGTTGGATATTATTATACCACAAAAAGTTTTTATATATAAAGGCATAGTTTTTACACTATGCCTTAAAATAAATACTATTCAAAATCAAACAATGGTGTACTTAAATATCTTTCCCCATAACTTGGCACAATCACAACGATTTTCTTCCCTTTACCAAGCTCTTTTGCCTTTTTTATTGCTCCATAAATAGCAGCTCCTGAAGATATTCCTACCAATATACCTTCTTCAACTGCAATTTTTCTTGCTGTTTCCATTGCATCCTCGTCTTCTATTTTTATGATTTCATCAATAATTTTTGTATTGAGAATATTCGGAATAAAGCCTGCTCCAATTCCTTGAATTTTGTGTGGTCCAGATTTTTCTCCAGAAAGCACAGCAGAATTTTTTGGTTCAATCGCTACAACTTTTACATCCTTAATTTGTTTTTTTATCATTTCACCAATTCCTGTAATCGTTCCCCCTGTACCTACTCCAGCTATTAACATATCAAATTGATTATCCATTTGCTCAAGTATCTCTAGTGCCGTCGTATTTTTATGTGCTTCTGGATTTGCTCGGTTTTCAAATTGTTGTGGCATAAAATAAGACGGATTATTTCTTACAATTTCATTAGCCTTTTCAATAGCTCCTTTCATGCCTATAGCACCATCAGTAAGTACTATCTCTGCCCCAAAAGCTTTTAATAATTTTCTTCTTTCAATACTCATAGTATCCGGCATAACCAAAATAACTTTATACCCTTTAGCAGCTCCAATCATTGCAAGACCTATTCCAGTATTTCCACTTGTTGGTTCTACAATGACAGAGCCTTTTTTTAATTTTCCTTCCTTCTCAGCTGTTTCAATCATGTTTAAAGCAATTCGATCTTTTACACTGCTTCCAGGATTAAAAAATTCTAATTTAAGGTATACTTCTGCATCTTCTTTTCCAACTAATTTATTTAACTTTACCATAGGTGTATTTCCTATTAATTCTACAATACTATTCGCTATTTTCATAGTACCCCTCCAATTCATACTTTTTCTATCGGAATTTATGTATTTATTTTATAATATATTATAAAATCCGTCAATAGACTTATAAATTATTTTCTATGGATCACACTATATATTAAAGGTAACAATTTATTTATTCCTATTACAAATAATTATTATTCAGGTGAAATAATGAAAAAAAAAATGTTTACTTTAAAATTTATATTATTAGGTTTTATTGCAGGCTTGATTAATGGTTTATTAGGATCTGGTGGAGGAACTATTTTAGTCCCAGGAATGTTTTTTTTGCTAGATATAGAAGAACACAAAGCACATGCTACTGCTATATCTGTAATACTACCACTTGCCCTTGTTAGTGCCTTTATATATATAAAGCATGGTGTTATTGTTTGGAATATAACATTTAAAATTATGATTGGTGGCATACTAGGAGGATATATTGGAGCAAACCTTTTATCAAAAATACCAGGAAATTTACTTAGAAAAATTTTCGCTATTTTTATGATCATTGCTGCTATAAGGATGGTGTTCTAATGAATTTAGTACTTATTGGTTTGTTATCAGGAATAATTGGGGGAATGGGGATTGGCGGAGGAACCATTCTAATCCCTGCACTTATCCTATTTACATCCCTTACACAGCAACAAGCTCAAGGTGTAAACTTATTATCTTTTGTACCAGTTGCTTTTATTGCACTCATTACTCATCTAAAAAATAAAAATGTTAAAACATCTATTTCTCTACCTTTAATAGGTTTAGGCCTTTTAGGTTCTATTTTAGGTTCATTCCTTGCTGTAAATATCTCATCTGATATACTTAGAAAGTTTTTTGGTATCTTCCTCTTTTTTATGGGACTTTATGAATTTTTCTATAAAGATAAAAGACGTACCAAATAGTACGACTTTTATTACAATGATTCTTTCATGATAACACCATCTAATTCATTAAGATATAATGTATCTTCAACAGATATTTCAGCCTTTGCACTTGTTAAGTTATTAATTAATTTAATAAAATTATCACTACGATCTACTGGAGAATAAATATACATATTTACAGCATCATCAAACACTGTATCCTTTAATAAATAGCCTGCACTTAATATTTCATTTTGAACTTTTCCAAGTATAGAATAATCTATTCTTATTTTTATTAAATCATGCAATACTTTCTCAATAATTTTTCCTTCCTTTAATGCAAGTTTTGCTGTTTGAGTATAAGCACGAACAAGTCCTCCTGTACCTAATTTTATTCCACCAAAATATCTTGTAACAACAATAGCAACATTTTTAATTGCTTCTTTTTTTAACATATCTAGTATAGGTACTCCAGCTGTTCCAGCTGGTTCTCCATCATCACTATATCTTTGTATTTCATTATTTTTTCCAATTATATAAACTGGAACATTATGTGTTGCTGTTTTATGAATCAATTTTATTTCTTCAATAAATTTAGTCGCCTCTTCCTCATTTTCTACAGGCTTTACATATCCAATAAACCTTGATTTCTCAATAACATGTTCTACTTCAGCATATTCTAGAATTGTTCTATATCTTTTCATACCCTTACCTCCCTCAAGCAATAGAAGAGTAGTTAAAACTACTCTTCTATTATTATACCATTATTTCCTGGGAAGCTACTTCTTTATATTTTCTATATGCAAGATTGACCAAAGATCGATCTTGATTATGTGTAATCATATCTAAAGCTTCACTGATATGATAAAAACCTATATCTTTATATTCTAGCTCATCATTCAATTTACATTTCTCATCTAATGCTCTCATTAAATACCATATTATTTCATTACAAACTGGCTTTTGTCTTGATATAGAAAAAAATTCGTAACAAGTTTCTCCAACAGAAGAGACAATTTCAGCTTCAATACCCGCTTCTTCTTTTACACGGTTTAAAGCAACATCTCTTGAGAGATTCCCATTACGAATTACACCCTTTGGTAATACCCATTCATCTTTTTCATTTTTCAAAAGTAGCACCTTCTCATCGAAAAATACAACGCCACCAGCACAATTTCTAAAAAGCATGGGGCATTCCTCCCTTCGTATTGTATATTATTATAATATACCAAACATCTTTATTTTTCAATAATATTTCGAATTTTTAAAATTTTTATTTTTAGTTTTTTATAAATAGTTATTATTTCTTTTTACTCATAAGAAGAATACTACTTTATATAATAATTGAAATATTTTTCACACATACTAATTAAAACAGCTTTGGAGGTGATTTTTCTGCATATAATATATCATTGTGTAGGAGGCTGTCATTCATCTTGTACGGCTGCTGCAATTCATCTAAACATGTTACCAATGAACCATACTCCAAGTAAATATGATTTATTAAATATACCTTTTTTTGACTCTTTAGAAAAAACAGATATGGGAAAAATTATTTATAGAGGTACAGATGAATTTGGTAATAAGATATATACACTTGGTAGACAGTTTGTACCTCATATTATTATCCCATCTATAAAAGATATGTGGCAGGTATTAGAACAAAGAGAAGAAGATCTTCTAATAGTCAATACGCTTCACTGTGTAAATTTTCTTATGAGAATTGGAGGGTTATCATCTAGAAGATTAAAATGGATTCAATTTGGAAGACCTATTGTTGCACATGGTACTATATTAGCATATAAAAATATTGTAAAATTAGTTGAGGAGACAAAGAAAATTCTTAATTAAGAATTTTCAAGTCTCCTCTCAATATTACAAATAGCTTCTTGAAATGCCCTTTTCACATATTCTTTTTCTTTTGGATTACAAATAAGACTTTTAATCTTTTTAATCGATTTTTTGTTTCCTAATTTCCCCAACGCTTTTGCAGCATATTGTCTTACCTGTGGTTTTGAATCTAATAAAGCCCTATGTAGATATTCTATGCTATCTGCATCACCTATTTTATTTATTGCTGAACACACCATTCTCCTAACATTTCCATGGGGATGTTGAATATCTTGATAAATAATAGGAATAAGTTTTTGTATCCCTAACTCACCTATAATCCAAATAACAATCATTTTATCATCAGGATTATTAATATAATTGTAGCGTTTATATATCTCTCTTACCAAGATTTTTTTATCTTTCATTTTTATACTAGAGAGCATTTCATATCTTTTAGATTTTGTAGCTTCTAACATTTTGTCTAAAATCGATTTTTCTTCTGTACTGACAGAAAAAATCTCTGACTTTGCTAAGATTAATTGCTTCTTTACTTTCTCAACAGTCATATTTCTAATACTAGCAATAAGGTCAATCCCTTTTCCTTCTTTATACAAAAGATAAGTTATCATATAATCTTTTTTTATATTTATGTCATCCCATGATAAACTTAATCTCTTTTGTTGCATGTTCTTACTCCATTTCATTTAAAATCATATAATTTTTATATTTATTATAATCTGCTAAAGCTAGATATGTTTCAATCAAAACACCATTTTCTTTATAAACACACTTATCCATTTTTGTCTTATCGCATAAGTATGATACAATATCCCCTCGATCATAGGGTAAAAGAAGTATTGCCTTTTTCATATCAGCAAATATTTTTTCTTTTATTTTACATAACAACCTATCTATACCAATTTCTTCTAATGCTGAAATATGAATAATATCTTCTCCAGAAGGAATGTGTATATTCTCGATCTTATCTATTTTATTAAATACTAGAATCATCCTTTTATCTTTTACATTTAATTCCCCTAATACTTTATTTGTAACTTTCATCTGCATCTCATAATCTTGATTTGTAGCATCTACAACATGAAGAAGCAAATCAGCATACTCAACTTCCTCAAGAGTAGCTTTAAAAGCCTCCACCAATGCATGTGGTAGCTTACTAACAAATCCTACTGTATCAATTAAAATAAATTCTTCTTTACTTGGGAGTGCAATTTTTCTATGGGCAGTATCTAATGTAGCAAACAACATATCTTCTACATATACTTCTTTATCTTCTTGTAAAGATCCTGTCTTTGATATAAGTTTATTCATTAATGTAGATTTACCAGCATTCGTATAACCTACTAACGCTACAACTGGAATTTCATTTTTCTTTCTCTGTTTTCTCTGAATCTCTCGATTTTTTTTGATTTCCTTTAATTGACACTTTATATCCGTAATTCTATTTAAAATATGTCTTCGATCAAGCTCTAATTTTTTTTCTCCTGGTCCTCTAGTTCCGATTCCTGCACCTGTTCTAGATAAAGATTTCCCTAGTCCAACCAGTCTTGGTAATCTATACTGAAGCTGAGCTAATTCAACCTGCAATTTCCCTTCCTTTGATTGTGCTCTTTGTGCAAAAATATCTAGAATCAATGTAGTTCTATCAATGATAGTTCTTTCTATTGATTCTTCTAAATTTCTAATTTGAGCTCCAGAAAGCTCATCATTAAATATCACCAAATTAGCATCTAATTCATCACAAAGAATTTTAATTTCTTCAACCTTACCTTTCCCTATATAAAAGGCTGAATCAATTTTTTGCTTGTTCTGTATAATTGTGTTTATAACTTTTGCTCCTGCAGCTTTTGCTAACTCCTCTAGCTCTTTTAAAGAATTTTCAATTGTAGTAATCTCATTTTTACTACCTGTACTTAATCCAACCAATATAGCTCTTTGTTCTACAAATTCAATAATTTCATTATTTTCATTAAATTGCATATTATCACCAACCTTAACGA includes:
- the hflX gene encoding GTPase HflX, producing the protein MQFNENNEIIEFVEQRAILVGLSTGSKNEITTIENSLKELEELAKAAGAKVINTIIQNKQKIDSAFYIGKGKVEEIKILCDELDANLVIFNDELSGAQIRNLEESIERTIIDRTTLILDIFAQRAQSKEGKLQVELAQLQYRLPRLVGLGKSLSRTGAGIGTRGPGEKKLELDRRHILNRITDIKCQLKEIKKNREIQRKQRKKNEIPVVALVGYTNAGKSTLMNKLISKTGSLQEDKEVYVEDMLFATLDTAHRKIALPSKEEFILIDTVGFVSKLPHALVEAFKATLEEVEYADLLLHVVDATNQDYEMQMKVTNKVLGELNVKDKRMILVFNKIDKIENIHIPSGEDIIHISALEEIGIDRLLCKIKEKIFADMKKAILLLPYDRGDIVSYLCDKTKMDKCVYKENGVLIETYLALADYNKYKNYMILNEME
- a CDS encoding HEAT repeat domain-containing protein, yielding MQQKRLSLSWDDINIKKDYMITYLLYKEGKGIDLIASIRNMTVEKVKKQLILAKSEIFSVSTEEKSILDKMLEATKSKRYEMLSSIKMKDKKILVREIYKRYNYINNPDDKMIVIWIIGELGIQKLIPIIYQDIQHPHGNVRRMVCSAINKIGDADSIEYLHRALLDSKPQVRQYAAKALGKLGNKKSIKKIKSLICNPKEKEYVKRAFQEAICNIERRLENS
- a CDS encoding NUDIX hydrolase encodes the protein MLFRNCAGGVVFFDEKVLLLKNEKDEWVLPKGVIRNGNLSRDVALNRVKEEAGIEAEIVSSVGETCYEFFSISRQKPVCNEIIWYLMRALDEKCKLNDELEYKDIGFYHISEALDMITHNQDRSLVNLAYRKYKEVASQEIMV
- a CDS encoding DUF3189 family protein: MIFLHIIYHCVGGCHSSCTAAAIHLNMLPMNHTPSKYDLLNIPFFDSLEKTDMGKIIYRGTDEFGNKIYTLGRQFVPHIIIPSIKDMWQVLEQREEDLLIVNTLHCVNFLMRIGGLSSRRLKWIQFGRPIVAHGTILAYKNIVKLVEETKKILN